A genomic stretch from uncultured Pseudodesulfovibrio sp. includes:
- a CDS encoding putative sulfate/molybdate transporter has product MKISFNRMEWAGSVGDLGTLLPLAFGMIMINGLSATGLFLTVGLMYVVVGTYYRVPIAVQPMKVVSAYGIALALTPGVITASGLLLAVLLLILGATGLVKVVARIVPKAVIRGVQLSTGVLLLSKGASLVVGSNSFQAMRGAVEPFLSIQSIGPLPMSIVSGVLFGVVTLFLLRSHRYPAGLVVVVCGAIFGAAFGAWRELTSIQPGVHLPEILPFGFPTSVDFSYALFALVLPQIPMTMGNAVIANRDLSFEYFGKDSRRVTDRALCISMGLSNVFSALVGGMPVCHGAGGLAAHYAFGARTPGSNLIIGGFFVTLAVLLGTDSVNVLHLLPMGVLGVLLFFAGTQLALTIQDVEARTDLFIIIVMLGITLASNLAWAFGVAIVLEYLLRKGKITV; this is encoded by the coding sequence ATGAAGATTAGCTTCAATAGAATGGAATGGGCTGGTTCGGTCGGAGATCTGGGAACACTGCTCCCTCTGGCTTTTGGTATGATCATGATAAATGGTCTATCCGCTACAGGGCTCTTTCTGACTGTGGGCCTCATGTATGTGGTCGTTGGTACCTACTACCGGGTGCCTATCGCTGTCCAACCTATGAAAGTCGTGTCTGCCTATGGTATTGCGCTGGCCCTGACTCCCGGAGTGATTACCGCTTCCGGCCTGTTATTGGCTGTGCTGTTGCTGATCCTCGGAGCCACCGGGTTGGTGAAAGTGGTCGCCAGGATTGTTCCCAAGGCGGTTATTCGCGGCGTTCAGCTGTCCACAGGTGTGCTGTTGCTGTCCAAGGGAGCCTCGTTGGTTGTCGGGTCCAACTCCTTTCAGGCCATGCGTGGCGCGGTGGAGCCGTTCCTGTCAATTCAAAGCATCGGTCCGTTACCCATGTCCATCGTTTCGGGTGTGCTTTTCGGCGTTGTCACATTGTTCCTGTTGAGAAGTCATCGGTATCCGGCGGGACTTGTGGTTGTTGTCTGCGGCGCGATTTTCGGAGCGGCCTTCGGCGCGTGGCGAGAATTGACGTCGATCCAGCCCGGTGTGCATCTGCCGGAGATTCTGCCTTTTGGTTTCCCCACAAGTGTGGATTTTTCATACGCCTTGTTTGCTCTTGTCCTGCCGCAGATTCCCATGACCATGGGGAATGCCGTCATTGCCAACCGTGATTTGAGTTTTGAATATTTCGGCAAGGACAGTCGTCGAGTCACGGATCGCGCCCTGTGTATTTCTATGGGGCTGTCCAACGTGTTTTCCGCTCTGGTTGGCGGTATGCCGGTCTGTCATGGAGCGGGTGGTCTGGCCGCCCATTATGCTTTCGGCGCGCGGACTCCCGGTTCCAATCTCATTATCGGCGGGTTTTTCGTGACGCTTGCCGTGTTGCTTGGGACTGATTCGGTCAACGTGCTTCATCTGCTTCCCATGGGGGTACTTGGGGTGTTGCTGTTTTTTGCAGGGACGCAGCTTGCCCTGACCATACAGGATGTTGAAGCGCGGACGGATCTTTTCATTATCATTGTTATGTTGGGAATTACGTTGGCCTCGAATCTGGCCTGGGCATTTGGAGTTGCCATTGTGCTGGAGTATTTGCTTCGTAAGGGGAAGATTACCGTATAG
- the glp gene encoding gephyrin-like molybdotransferase Glp: MNHGFFTIISREEFIGLLKGFSPLTQETKSLTRAVGRVLADGIIAEHDWPLLDRSCMDGFAVNARDIFGATESNPGYLECVAALPIDQLPDIEIQPGECARIATGGVLPNGADSVVMVEHTQAMEAGSDMGTIEIRKSAAPGENVMQRGEDAKKGAVALAAGTIIRPQEVGLAAALGFEEISLRRRPRVGILSTGDELIEVNETPRPGQVRDVNSLTIAALVKQANGKPTRYGIIKDNLESLSRALKKAIEDNDMVLLSGGSSIGVRDLTVEAIESMKDAEILAHGVALSPGKPTILGRVANKPVLGLPGQVTSALVVMHVLILPLIRHLQGDDSGFTTINRNKRKAELARNVASKPGREDYIRIRLEERDGQPPLAHPVLGKSGLLRTIVQAQGLAAIPTDSEGLYQGELIDVWII, translated from the coding sequence ATGAACCACGGTTTTTTCACTATCATCAGCCGCGAAGAATTTATCGGTTTGCTCAAAGGATTCTCTCCGCTCACTCAAGAAACAAAGAGCCTGACCCGAGCTGTAGGTCGCGTGTTGGCGGATGGCATCATCGCTGAACACGACTGGCCTTTGCTGGACAGATCATGCATGGATGGATTTGCCGTCAATGCGCGAGACATATTCGGAGCCACTGAATCCAATCCCGGCTATCTTGAATGTGTGGCAGCCCTGCCCATCGACCAACTACCGGACATTGAAATACAGCCCGGTGAGTGTGCCCGCATAGCCACTGGCGGCGTTCTGCCAAACGGTGCAGACAGTGTGGTCATGGTCGAACACACCCAGGCCATGGAAGCCGGTTCGGATATGGGCACCATTGAAATCCGCAAAAGCGCAGCCCCCGGTGAGAATGTGATGCAACGGGGTGAAGACGCCAAAAAAGGCGCGGTAGCTCTCGCTGCCGGGACCATCATCAGGCCACAGGAAGTCGGACTTGCCGCGGCTTTGGGTTTTGAAGAAATTTCTCTGCGCCGCCGTCCCCGCGTGGGTATATTATCCACCGGCGACGAACTGATCGAAGTAAACGAAACCCCGAGACCGGGACAGGTTCGTGACGTCAACTCCCTGACCATTGCCGCGTTGGTCAAACAGGCTAATGGCAAGCCCACCCGATACGGCATCATCAAGGACAACTTGGAAAGCCTGAGCCGTGCCTTGAAAAAAGCCATTGAAGACAACGACATGGTCTTATTGTCTGGCGGCAGTTCCATTGGTGTTCGCGACCTGACTGTCGAGGCTATCGAATCCATGAAGGACGCGGAAATATTAGCACATGGGGTGGCACTCAGTCCGGGCAAGCCGACCATTCTGGGCCGTGTGGCAAATAAACCGGTTCTGGGACTGCCGGGACAGGTGACATCCGCCCTGGTGGTCATGCACGTACTGATATTGCCCCTCATCCGGCATCTTCAGGGAGATGACAGCGGCTTCACGACGATAAACCGAAACAAACGCAAGGCCGAGCTGGCCCGAAACGTGGCTTCCAAGCCAGGCCGAGAAGATTATATCCGTATCCGGCTGGAAGAACGGGACGGACAACCGCCCCTGGCACATCCTGTACTTGGTAAATCCGGTCTACTCAGAACAATTGTCCAAGCCCAGGGACTGGCCGCCATACCAACAGACTCCGAGGGGTTATACCAAGGTGAATTGATTGATGTATGGATTATATAA
- a CDS encoding MFS transporter encodes MRKIYLDKNLQFVFGVTLMAILGVSSIIPALPDIITGLQFTPAKIGLVISVFTLPGVLFAPLVGILADRVGRKVILIPSLFVFGGFGCACFFAQNIEQLLTLRFLQGMGAAPLGVIYGTIIGDLYQGKERAQAMGYNASVLAMGTAGFPALGGVLALLGWNYPFLLPLLAIPLGIAIALSMDAPEPKSRGSLKDYMADALRQMKTRQVLSLFATTLLTFTILYGPIVTYLPLLLDTRYGASPASIGMVFLIASGFSGIASFQLGKLAERFGQRALLGAASVFYGLSMVLMPHAPGMWHVIPPVICFGLAQGLNIPTIMTMLTTIAPMEQRGAFMAANGLLLRLAQTIAPIFMGLIYAVFGMDAVFYGGLVCAGAILMLAIFGVRNIKA; translated from the coding sequence ATGCGAAAAATTTATCTCGATAAGAACTTGCAATTTGTCTTCGGCGTCACGCTGATGGCGATACTCGGAGTTTCAAGTATCATTCCGGCTCTGCCGGATATTATCACCGGGTTGCAGTTCACTCCGGCCAAGATCGGACTGGTTATTTCGGTTTTCACGCTGCCCGGCGTCCTGTTCGCGCCATTGGTTGGTATCCTGGCTGACCGCGTGGGCCGCAAGGTTATCCTGATTCCCTCGCTGTTTGTCTTCGGCGGCTTCGGCTGTGCCTGTTTTTTTGCCCAGAATATTGAGCAACTGCTCACCCTACGGTTTCTTCAGGGTATGGGGGCCGCGCCACTTGGCGTTATTTACGGCACCATCATCGGTGATTTGTATCAGGGGAAAGAACGTGCGCAGGCCATGGGGTATAACGCATCCGTCCTGGCCATGGGCACGGCCGGTTTTCCTGCTCTCGGCGGAGTGCTGGCCTTGCTTGGATGGAATTATCCTTTCCTGCTTCCTTTGTTGGCCATACCTCTTGGTATTGCCATTGCCCTGAGTATGGATGCCCCGGAACCTAAAAGCAGAGGCAGTCTCAAGGACTATATGGCTGATGCTCTGCGGCAAATGAAGACACGGCAGGTTTTGTCTCTGTTCGCTACTACTTTGTTGACGTTTACCATTCTATACGGTCCCATTGTGACGTATCTGCCTCTGTTGCTCGATACGCGATATGGGGCTTCACCTGCTTCCATAGGTATGGTGTTCCTTATAGCCTCGGGTTTTAGCGGTATTGCTTCCTTCCAGCTCGGCAAGCTCGCGGAGCGTTTCGGACAGCGCGCACTGCTTGGGGCAGCCTCGGTTTTTTATGGGTTGTCCATGGTGCTCATGCCTCATGCTCCTGGTATGTGGCATGTCATCCCGCCTGTGATCTGCTTCGGTCTGGCACAGGGGTTGAACATCCCCACCATCATGACCATGCTGACTACAATTGCCCCAATGGAACAGCGAGGTGCGTTCATGGCGGCTAACGGTCTGCTTTTGCGGCTGGCGCAGACCATAGCTCCGATTTTCATGGGCCTGATCTATGC
- the argB gene encoding acetylglutamate kinase produces the protein MKRYQLQAKSIIETLPYIAEFYGKTIVIKYGGNAMIDEKLKRAFALNIILLKYIGINPVVVHGGGPQIGKMLTALNIESHFRQGYRVTDKATMDVVEMVLVGKVNKEIVNLINLNGGQAVGLSGKDGKLIQAEPKELAIEKADAPPEIIDLGKVGEVTSVNTKLIYSLLSDGFIPVIAPVGVDEEGETYNINADSVAGAVATAMGAKRLYLLTDVPGLLDENKELITSLTAKEAFEAIRTGVVTGGMIPKIKCCLEAVANVEKSAIIDGRVENCILLELFTKSGIGTEIIY, from the coding sequence ATGAAGCGCTATCAGCTTCAGGCGAAATCCATTATCGAAACCCTGCCGTATATTGCTGAATTCTACGGTAAAACCATCGTCATCAAATACGGCGGCAACGCCATGATCGACGAAAAATTGAAACGCGCATTCGCCCTGAACATCATTCTGCTCAAATACATCGGTATCAATCCCGTGGTCGTACATGGCGGCGGACCGCAGATCGGCAAGATGTTGACCGCCCTGAATATCGAATCCCATTTTCGACAGGGGTACAGGGTCACAGACAAGGCCACAATGGATGTGGTGGAGATGGTACTGGTCGGCAAGGTGAACAAGGAAATTGTCAACCTGATCAACCTGAACGGCGGACAGGCCGTAGGACTGTCGGGCAAGGACGGCAAACTCATTCAGGCGGAGCCAAAGGAACTGGCCATCGAAAAAGCCGACGCACCACCTGAAATCATAGATCTCGGTAAAGTGGGCGAAGTGACTTCGGTCAACACCAAGCTCATTTATTCCCTGCTGAGCGACGGATTCATTCCTGTCATCGCCCCTGTCGGCGTGGATGAAGAAGGCGAAACATACAACATCAATGCCGACTCCGTGGCCGGGGCCGTTGCCACCGCCATGGGAGCCAAACGGCTCTACCTGCTGACCGATGTTCCCGGCCTACTTGATGAGAACAAGGAACTTATCACCTCGCTCACGGCCAAGGAAGCCTTTGAAGCCATCCGCACCGGCGTTGTAACCGGAGGCATGATCCCGAAAATCAAATGCTGCCTGGAAGCTGTGGCAAACGTCGAGAAGTCAGCCATCATCGACGGTCGTGTCGAGAACTGCATTCTGCTGGAACTCTTCACAAAATCCGGCATCGGCACTGAAATCATATACTAG
- the proB gene encoding glutamate 5-kinase, whose amino-acid sequence MTKNDVNRHSLLGKVRRVVVKVGSAVVTTGNGLNPAAIGRLAAQLSALSDSGMDVVLVTSGAVAAGRQRIAENPRNHGKDYKDMASRQAASAIGQGRLMHDYDEAFAVHGKVTAQMLLTRSGLKFRRRFLNARNTMERLLEWGVIPIINENDSVSTRELEFGDNDTLGAMCLGLIGADLFINLTSADGVFDKNPENNPDARPMKTIENICALDLESMCDGKTSVGTGGMYSKLRAARRAAQLGVPTFIVSGKGEFDIKEALESDNKGTLVLPREHSVSSKKFWLAYHDDPAGSILVDKGAANALLTKGKSLLPIGISDVEGCFERGALVFIKTLEGDELGVGQTNFSADELCRIKGKHTDELASILGPLAFVEAVHRDNMLLDAAI is encoded by the coding sequence ATGACGAAGAATGATGTAAATAGACACTCCCTGCTGGGCAAAGTCCGGCGTGTGGTGGTTAAGGTCGGTTCTGCCGTGGTCACCACTGGCAACGGATTGAACCCTGCTGCAATCGGGCGACTGGCTGCACAGCTTTCCGCTTTGAGCGACAGCGGTATGGACGTGGTGCTGGTTACTTCCGGTGCCGTGGCAGCCGGTCGGCAACGCATTGCGGAAAATCCACGCAACCACGGTAAGGACTATAAGGATATGGCGTCGCGTCAGGCGGCCTCGGCCATTGGTCAGGGGCGGCTCATGCACGACTATGACGAGGCCTTTGCCGTCCATGGCAAGGTCACGGCGCAGATGCTGCTGACACGAAGCGGCCTCAAATTCCGTCGTCGGTTTCTCAATGCGCGGAACACCATGGAACGCCTGCTTGAGTGGGGTGTGATTCCCATCATCAACGAGAATGATTCTGTATCCACCCGCGAGCTGGAATTCGGCGACAATGATACGTTGGGTGCCATGTGTCTTGGCTTGATCGGAGCGGATCTGTTCATCAATCTGACCTCGGCCGACGGTGTGTTTGACAAGAATCCGGAGAACAACCCGGACGCGCGGCCCATGAAAACCATTGAGAATATCTGCGCTCTTGATCTGGAATCCATGTGTGACGGCAAGACTTCGGTGGGCACCGGGGGCATGTATTCCAAGCTCCGCGCCGCCAGACGGGCCGCACAACTGGGGGTGCCGACCTTCATCGTTTCCGGCAAAGGCGAATTCGATATCAAAGAAGCCCTGGAAAGCGACAACAAGGGGACGCTTGTCCTGCCTCGTGAACACAGTGTTTCCAGCAAGAAATTCTGGCTCGCCTATCATGATGATCCGGCTGGCTCCATTCTGGTTGACAAGGGCGCGGCCAATGCGCTTTTGACCAAAGGCAAGTCATTGCTGCCCATCGGCATCAGCGATGTTGAAGGCTGTTTCGAGCGCGGTGCACTGGTTTTCATCAAGACCCTTGAAGGCGATGAACTTGGAGTGGGGCAGACTAACTTCTCGGCTGACGAACTGTGCCGCATCAAAGGAAAACACACGGACGAACTTGCTTCCATCCTCGGTCCTCTTGCCTTTGTTGAGGCAGTCCATCGGGACAACATGCTGCTCGACGCAGCCATTTAG